In the genome of Myxococcus stipitatus, one region contains:
- a CDS encoding PfkB family carbohydrate kinase, whose product MPARSSCDALVVGNYCHDELSRASGGVVHTLGGSAAYISSVFDATGVDHAVVSVAGEDFAYADRVRYPPLIIPGTRTTRFIAEFTSVERVLRVGARSAAIRPEDIIFDARVALACGVMAEVLPETLIRMSQHSGQVLADAQCLLRTVDAHGLVRNRPLEDTPFAPLLRHLSVLKASEDEAESLDVAAVRAKTCLVVTRGRSGCSVLTARETLQVPAWPVEEVDPTGAGDCFLAGFTLGLLRAWPLGRCAELANWFGAQAVTQVGVPTLDLSKLPASLR is encoded by the coding sequence GTGCCGGCCCGGTCCTCGTGCGATGCGCTGGTGGTGGGCAACTACTGCCATGACGAGCTGTCCCGCGCATCGGGCGGGGTGGTGCACACGCTCGGGGGCTCGGCGGCGTACATCTCCTCCGTGTTCGACGCGACGGGGGTGGACCACGCCGTCGTGTCCGTCGCGGGCGAGGACTTCGCCTACGCGGACCGCGTCCGGTATCCCCCGCTCATCATCCCGGGGACCCGCACCACGCGCTTCATCGCGGAGTTCACCTCCGTGGAGCGCGTGCTGCGCGTGGGGGCTCGCTCCGCGGCCATCCGACCCGAGGACATCATCTTCGATGCCCGCGTGGCGCTCGCGTGCGGGGTGATGGCGGAGGTGCTGCCCGAGACGCTCATCCGGATGTCGCAGCACTCCGGGCAGGTGCTCGCGGATGCGCAGTGCCTGCTGCGGACGGTGGATGCACACGGACTCGTGAGGAACCGGCCGCTGGAGGACACGCCCTTCGCTCCGCTCCTGCGCCACCTGTCCGTGCTCAAGGCGAGCGAGGACGAAGCCGAGTCCCTGGACGTGGCCGCCGTCCGCGCGAAGACGTGCCTGGTCGTCACGCGGGGCCGCTCGGGCTGCTCCGTGCTCACCGCGCGGGAGACGCTTCAGGTGCCCGCGTGGCCCGTGGAGGAGGTGGACCCCACGGGCGCGGGAGACTGCTTCCTCGCGGGCTTCACGCTGGGCCTGCTGCGCGCATGGCCGCTGGGGCGCTGCGCGGAGCTGGCGAACTGGTTCGGGGCGCAGGCGGTGACACAGGTCGGTGTGCCGACGCTCGACCTGTCGAAGCTCCCCGCCTCGCTGCGGTGA
- a CDS encoding nuclear transport factor 2 family protein, with amino-acid sequence MPRLLIAVPVTALLVTSSAFAQTAAPPAPTAKSAPTPPAPPSPMKLAAERTQAALKQVPPGRPTDVTSVEDVVTALYDVISGPAGKARDWQRFRSLFYPGAQMASVQRPRPDGRPGVAPVTPEDYVTWGEEYFKAHGFFERETHRQVSGYGDLVNVLSAYEIRTSPEAAPLVRGVNNIQLSFDGQRWWVLHISWTDEKAAGAPVPTAFTRK; translated from the coding sequence ATGCCCAGACTCCTCATCGCCGTCCCCGTCACCGCCCTGCTCGTCACCTCCTCCGCGTTCGCACAGACCGCGGCTCCCCCCGCGCCGACCGCCAAGAGTGCGCCCACCCCACCCGCGCCTCCCTCGCCCATGAAGCTCGCGGCCGAGAGGACCCAGGCCGCGCTCAAGCAGGTGCCCCCCGGGCGCCCCACGGACGTGACGTCCGTCGAGGACGTGGTGACCGCGCTCTACGACGTCATCAGCGGCCCCGCGGGCAAGGCTCGCGACTGGCAGCGCTTCCGCTCGCTCTTCTATCCCGGCGCGCAGATGGCCTCCGTCCAGCGCCCCAGGCCCGATGGTCGCCCGGGCGTCGCGCCCGTCACGCCAGAGGACTACGTGACGTGGGGCGAGGAGTACTTCAAGGCGCACGGCTTCTTCGAGCGTGAGACGCACCGGCAGGTCTCCGGTTACGGCGACCTGGTCAACGTGCTGAGCGCCTACGAGATTCGCACCTCGCCCGAGGCCGCCCCGCTCGTGCGAGGCGTCAACAACATCCAGCTCTCATTCGACGGCCAGCGCTGGTGGGTGCTGCATATCTCGTGGACGGATGAGAAGGCGGCGGGAGCACCGGTGCCCACCGCGTTCACCCGGAAGTAG
- a CDS encoding iron ABC transporter substrate-binding protein codes for MIRQLLLTLLLTLSTTATAAETLTVYSGRNEKLVGPLLKKFTEKTGIEVKVRYGETPQLAATLLEEGDKTPADVFFAQDAGALGALSNAGRLQALPKETLDKVDARFRSPTGLWVGTSGRARVVAYNTKKVKASDLPKSILEFTDAKWKGRLGWAPTNASFQAFVTALRLLKGEEAASKWLKGIQANGVRVYKNNAAIIEALGRGEIDAGFVNHYYLYAAKKSNAALPVDNYFVAAGDPGALVNVAGVAILQGAKKADAARKFAAFLLEPQAQEYFSQETYEYPLVAGVKTAASLPALSKVGSPDLDLSKLDDLRGTVKLLQDTGVL; via the coding sequence ATGATTCGCCAACTCCTACTGACCTTGCTGTTGACCCTGTCCACCACGGCGACGGCGGCGGAGACGCTCACCGTCTACTCCGGCCGCAACGAGAAGCTGGTGGGCCCGCTGCTCAAGAAGTTCACCGAGAAGACCGGCATCGAGGTGAAGGTGCGCTACGGCGAGACGCCGCAGCTGGCCGCCACGCTGCTGGAGGAGGGCGACAAGACGCCCGCCGATGTCTTCTTCGCGCAGGACGCGGGAGCGCTGGGCGCCCTGTCGAACGCGGGCCGCCTCCAGGCGCTGCCCAAGGAGACGCTGGACAAGGTGGACGCGCGCTTCCGCTCGCCGACGGGCCTGTGGGTGGGCACCAGCGGCCGGGCGCGCGTGGTGGCGTACAACACGAAGAAGGTGAAGGCCTCCGACCTGCCCAAGAGCATCCTCGAGTTCACCGATGCGAAGTGGAAGGGCCGCCTGGGCTGGGCGCCCACCAACGCGTCGTTCCAGGCGTTCGTCACCGCGCTGCGCCTGCTCAAGGGCGAGGAGGCCGCGTCGAAGTGGCTCAAGGGCATCCAGGCCAACGGCGTGCGCGTCTACAAGAACAACGCGGCCATCATCGAGGCGCTGGGCCGCGGTGAAATCGACGCGGGCTTCGTCAACCACTACTACCTATACGCCGCGAAGAAGAGCAACGCGGCGCTCCCCGTGGACAACTACTTCGTCGCGGCCGGGGACCCGGGCGCGCTGGTGAACGTGGCGGGGGTCGCCATCCTCCAGGGCGCGAAGAAGGCGGACGCGGCGCGCAAGTTCGCCGCGTTCCTGCTGGAGCCGCAGGCGCAGGAGTACTTCTCCCAGGAGACGTACGAGTACCCGCTGGTGGCGGGCGTGAAGACGGCCGCGTCGCTGCCCGCGCTGTCGAAGGTGGGCTCGCCGGACCTGGACCTGTCGAAGCTCGACGACCTGCGCGGCACCGTGAAGCTGCTCCAGGACACGGGCGTCCTCTGA
- a CDS encoding iron ABC transporter permease, which yields MTRRPPVGLWVSGWVVAALAVLPAVYLVVRAAEADASTWGLLLRDRTWGLLWRTLGLAAAVTVLAAAVSLPLAWLTTRSDLPGRRVWTVLLCVPLAVPTFVSGYVLLAAFGTGGVLEEALTRWGLPVPPVYGFPGALLALTVSTYPYFFLALRAGLLSQDPAWLEGARSLGLSPARAFWKVTAPLLRPAFVSGALLVGLYVLSDFGAVALLQYDAFSRAIYVQYEGAYDRAYAALLGLALVAVTVVVLVFEVWLRGRAGYHRSSKGAARAVSPVVLGRWRVPALLLCGAVVLAGVVLPVGVLLYWGARGLAEEGGSLLEPALGSVLASVLGAVTSVVGALPLAFLAVRYPSRLTLVMERASYAGYALPPIVLALSLVFLGVQVVPFFYGTLVMLVLAYVVRFLPQAVGTVRASLLQLNPHLGEAAASLGQAPSSVFRRVTLPLLRPGLLAGAALVFLTAMKELPATLLLAPIGFETLATRVWSATAEGRFAEAALPALVLMAVSTLGVGLLVSQEEDAPRG from the coding sequence GTGACGCGACGTCCTCCCGTGGGGTTGTGGGTGTCAGGGTGGGTGGTGGCCGCGCTCGCGGTGCTGCCGGCGGTGTACCTGGTGGTTCGCGCGGCGGAGGCCGACGCGAGCACCTGGGGCCTGCTGCTGCGCGACCGCACGTGGGGACTGTTGTGGCGCACGCTGGGACTCGCGGCGGCGGTGACGGTGCTCGCCGCCGCGGTGTCCCTGCCGTTGGCGTGGCTCACCACGCGCAGCGATTTGCCGGGGCGGCGCGTGTGGACGGTGCTGTTGTGCGTGCCGCTCGCGGTGCCCACCTTCGTCAGCGGCTACGTGCTGCTCGCGGCCTTCGGCACGGGCGGTGTGCTCGAGGAGGCGCTGACGCGCTGGGGGCTGCCGGTGCCGCCGGTGTATGGCTTTCCCGGCGCGCTGCTGGCGCTGACGGTGTCCACGTATCCGTACTTCTTCCTCGCGCTGCGAGCCGGGTTGCTCTCGCAGGACCCCGCGTGGCTGGAGGGGGCGCGCAGCCTGGGCCTGAGTCCCGCGCGCGCCTTCTGGAAGGTGACGGCGCCGCTCCTGCGTCCGGCGTTCGTCTCGGGTGCGCTGCTCGTGGGCTTGTATGTGTTGTCGGACTTCGGCGCGGTGGCGCTGCTCCAGTACGACGCGTTCTCGCGCGCCATCTACGTCCAGTACGAAGGGGCGTATGACCGCGCCTACGCCGCGCTCCTGGGGCTGGCGCTGGTGGCGGTGACGGTGGTGGTGCTGGTGTTCGAGGTGTGGCTGCGTGGACGCGCGGGCTACCACCGCAGCTCCAAGGGCGCGGCGCGCGCGGTCTCGCCCGTGGTGCTGGGCCGCTGGCGCGTGCCGGCGCTCCTGCTCTGTGGCGCGGTGGTGCTGGCGGGCGTGGTGCTCCCGGTGGGCGTGCTCCTCTACTGGGGCGCGCGCGGGTTGGCGGAGGAGGGCGGCTCGCTGCTGGAGCCGGCGCTGGGCTCGGTGCTCGCGTCGGTGTTGGGCGCGGTGACGTCGGTGGTGGGCGCGCTGCCGCTGGCCTTCCTCGCGGTGCGCTACCCGAGCCGCCTCACGCTGGTGATGGAGCGAGCGTCCTACGCGGGCTACGCGCTGCCGCCCATCGTCCTGGCGCTGTCGCTGGTGTTCCTGGGCGTGCAGGTGGTGCCCTTCTTCTACGGCACGCTGGTCATGCTGGTGTTGGCGTACGTGGTGCGCTTCCTGCCGCAGGCGGTGGGGACGGTGCGCGCGTCGCTGCTCCAGCTCAACCCGCACCTGGGCGAGGCCGCAGCGTCCCTGGGGCAGGCCCCTTCCTCGGTGTTCCGCCGGGTGACGCTGCCGCTCCTGCGTCCCGGCCTGCTGGCGGGCGCGGCGCTGGTGTTCCTCACGGCGATGAAGGAATTGCCGGCCACGCTGCTGCTCGCGCCCATCGGCTTCGAGACCCTGGCGACCCGCGTCTGGAGCGCCACCGCCGAGGGCCGCTTCGCCGAGGCCGCGCTGCCCGCGCTCGTGTTGATGGCGGTCTCCACGTTGGGCGTGGGCCTGCTCGTGTCTCAGGAGGAGGACGCGCCTCGGGGGTGA
- a CDS encoding ABC transporter ATP-binding protein produces the protein MPLLSLDALSLRYAPGGSAAVDGLSLSVEPGEVVALLGPSGCGKTTTLRLVAGFERPAAGTITLDGRVLVGPGTFVAPEQRSVGMVFQDYALFPHLSVLDNVMFGLSSLSRRDAEEKARAMLTLFGLGDFAARMPHALSGGQQQRVALARALAPGPRVLLLDEPFSSLDSALRASTRIEVRRVLKSLGATVLLVTHDQAEAMAFADRMAVMRAGKVEQVGAPESVYSSPRTAFVAYFLGGTNLLPGVGFGGGARTMLGNLPVAGSAKGKVLLSLRPEALRLVPDTDAVAVGGALRAEVLSREFQGAFAEFTVACGGLELVVRGAAELPLRPGDRARLEVVGRAGVLEDTPD, from the coding sequence ATGCCCCTGCTCTCGCTCGACGCCTTGTCCCTTCGCTATGCCCCCGGTGGCTCCGCCGCCGTGGATGGTCTGTCGTTGTCCGTGGAGCCCGGTGAGGTCGTGGCCCTCCTGGGCCCCTCGGGGTGTGGGAAGACGACGACGCTGCGGCTGGTGGCGGGCTTCGAGCGCCCCGCCGCGGGCACCATCACCCTCGACGGCCGGGTGCTCGTGGGGCCTGGGACCTTCGTCGCCCCGGAGCAGCGCAGCGTGGGCATGGTGTTCCAGGACTACGCCCTCTTCCCGCACCTGTCCGTGCTCGACAACGTGATGTTCGGCCTGTCGAGCCTCTCGCGTCGCGACGCCGAGGAGAAGGCGCGCGCCATGCTGACGCTGTTCGGCCTGGGCGACTTCGCCGCGCGCATGCCGCATGCCCTCTCGGGAGGACAGCAGCAGCGTGTCGCGCTGGCGCGGGCGCTGGCGCCGGGGCCTCGGGTGCTGCTCCTGGACGAGCCCTTCTCCAGCCTCGACAGCGCGCTGCGCGCCTCCACGCGCATCGAGGTGCGGCGGGTGCTCAAGTCGCTCGGCGCCACGGTGTTGCTCGTCACGCATGACCAGGCGGAGGCGATGGCCTTCGCGGACCGCATGGCGGTGATGCGGGCGGGCAAGGTGGAGCAGGTGGGGGCGCCGGAGTCCGTCTACTCCTCGCCTCGCACGGCCTTCGTGGCGTACTTCCTGGGCGGCACGAACCTCCTGCCGGGCGTGGGCTTTGGCGGAGGCGCGCGCACGATGCTCGGCAACCTGCCGGTGGCCGGGAGCGCGAAGGGCAAGGTGCTCCTCTCGCTGCGTCCGGAGGCGCTGAGGCTGGTGCCCGACACGGACGCCGTGGCGGTGGGCGGCGCGCTGCGCGCGGAGGTGCTGTCGCGCGAGTTCCAGGGCGCCTTCGCCGAGTTCACCGTGGCCTGCGGGGGCCTGGAGCTGGTGGTGCGCGGCGCGGCGGAGCTGCCGCTGCGGCCGGGAGACAGGGCGCGGCTGGAGGTGGTGGGACGCGCGGGCGTGCTGGAAGACACTCCCGACTAG
- a CDS encoding YkvA family protein produces MNIAGLRGMGTRFIRYVRDPRVPLWRKLAGVLAVVYFLSPVDAVPDFIPVLGWLDDLGMLSAAAFFMVREVQRHRPDEPLDGLPRDAEGRERIPEAVRKHV; encoded by the coding sequence ATGAACATCGCAGGTCTTCGTGGCATGGGCACCCGCTTCATCCGGTACGTGAGAGACCCTCGCGTCCCGCTCTGGCGCAAGCTGGCCGGAGTGCTGGCGGTGGTCTACTTCCTGTCGCCCGTGGACGCGGTGCCGGACTTCATCCCGGTGCTCGGGTGGCTGGATGACCTGGGCATGCTGTCGGCGGCGGCGTTCTTCATGGTGCGCGAGGTGCAGCGCCACCGGCCGGACGAGCCCTTGGATGGCCTTCCGCGGGACGCCGAGGGACGCGAGCGCATCCCCGAGGCCGTTCGCAAGCACGTCTGA
- a CDS encoding SDR family oxidoreductase, which produces MSTSQGSKVVLVTGASSGIGEACAELLAVREHIVYGTSRQPRVKPSVGYRMLELDVTRDESVRAAVRTVLEREGRIDVVVNNAGHALAGAVEDTSDEEAWRQLDTNVLGVLRVCRAVLPSMRERRAGRIINIGSLGGVVGLPFQGFYSASKFALEGLTESLRQEVEAFGIQATLVQPGDVRTGLTQSRVRAAASGESSAYRESFETVLSIIEKEEREGVAAGVVARKVAEVMEEEDPRVRYSVGKWMQRVAVVAKPLLPSQTFEGILMSMFGLKRR; this is translated from the coding sequence ATGAGCACGTCGCAGGGAAGCAAGGTGGTCCTCGTCACGGGCGCATCGTCGGGGATTGGCGAGGCGTGTGCGGAGCTGTTGGCGGTGCGCGAGCACATCGTCTACGGCACCAGCCGCCAGCCTCGGGTGAAGCCGTCCGTGGGCTACCGGATGCTGGAGCTGGACGTGACGCGCGACGAGTCCGTGCGCGCCGCGGTGCGCACGGTGCTGGAGCGTGAGGGCCGCATCGACGTCGTGGTGAACAACGCGGGCCACGCGTTGGCGGGCGCGGTGGAGGACACCTCCGACGAGGAGGCCTGGCGGCAGCTCGACACCAACGTGCTGGGCGTGCTGCGCGTCTGCAGGGCGGTGCTGCCCTCGATGCGGGAGCGGCGCGCGGGCCGCATCATCAACATCGGCTCGCTGGGAGGCGTGGTGGGGCTGCCCTTCCAGGGCTTCTACAGCGCCAGCAAGTTCGCGCTGGAGGGGCTGACGGAGAGCCTGCGCCAGGAGGTGGAGGCGTTCGGCATCCAGGCCACGCTCGTGCAGCCCGGGGACGTGCGCACGGGCCTGACGCAGAGCCGGGTGCGAGCGGCGGCTTCGGGCGAGTCCTCCGCGTACCGCGAGTCCTTCGAGACGGTGCTGTCCATCATCGAGAAGGAGGAGCGCGAAGGGGTGGCCGCCGGGGTCGTCGCGCGCAAGGTGGCGGAGGTGATGGAGGAGGAGGACCCCCGCGTGCGCTACTCGGTGGGCAAGTGGATGCAGCGGGTGGCGGTGGTGGCGAAGCCGCTCCTGCCCTCGCAGACCTTCGAGGGCATCCTGATGTCCATGTTTGGATTGAAGCGGCGCTGA
- a CDS encoding M36 family metallopeptidase: MAPLQTGVKSPEQAARDVLERYAPVYRLERLDAAHMPVSGRHRLREGGGIITFGQQVDGVEVFGQSMKVLLDAKQLPVAVSGHLSPVASSARYAKGAVFRLEPREAIAVAYRDLEGHVLPIQGLVDTGRAQGRYRSFELSPGPRAVTLARPARTKPIYYAMPDALVPAYYVELGTVPMGGEPSGLYAYAIAADDGRMLYRHSLVQDSGAFTYKVWADAEAPYLPWDGPQGLTATPHPTGLPDGYQAPLVAPNRVMLRNAPFSRNDPWLPPDATRTQGNNVEAFADLVEPDGSSEGDLHAKVTAAGTFDHGYDPRYSPGVTDEQVMAGITHAFYVTNFLHDWYYDSGFDEAAGNAQDANFGRGGQEGDSMTVETQNPFETRNNAWMETPADGARPRMSMLLFDYNGENALTVTTASGTQESFPLGYADFGPQSFDLTRVAVLGVDGVTGPDGTPNDGCEPLVNGAEVQGKVVLLDASRTCDRAFRALHAQQAGAAGVLVLTPWRRNGTEGTPGRLSTLTIPLVSVNVDAAGRLRAALSEGETTVRLFRGGATRDTALDTGVLTHEWMHYLSNRLIGDGNGLNNNQGRGMGEGWSDFGAMLLLAREEDAQVPSNQDFSGAYTVASYVLGGVAQSYYWGWRRYPYSTNLSKNPLTFRHIQHGVPWPEGIPVNPQALDFRFNSEAHSSGEVWASLLWECFVALVRDSERLSFEQARTRMKDYLVASLKLTPHAPTFLEARDALLAVARVRDSRDFELFAQAFAKRGAGLRAVAPHRDSLDHVGVVESFDSGKDLSFVRAELLPGARSCDEDGALDPGEQALVRVTLRNSGTARLQRSSLQVASEPEGLVFPSGTQWSIPPSEPFQQVSVDVPVSLTGGTSPRRFFLKMAFRDEDQTLPGAQTASLPLWVSQDESPAASRTETVETDSLPWSFEESPPGLGRPWRRELRLEEGNHLFHVPNQGDAPGLRMLVSPPLQVATDQPFRFTFRHRHDIEVFEGETTPLMYMDGAVLELSTDDGRTWTDIGAWATPTYNAVIEDAWGYENPLAHRPVYGGKNSAYPGFDTVSVDLGMRYAGQTVRVRFAYGSDWLDVFFITPNGWDVDDLQFEGIVNTPFTKVVDDAGRCLNHAPTAEAKARESVPEGHSVSLRGEGHDEDGDPLTYAWTQTAGPPVTLSDATAASPRFTAPRVSKDTTLTFQLVVSDGKASSAPATVSVRVRNLGPDGCADGGPWMWLVAALGLAFQRRRPV; the protein is encoded by the coding sequence GTGGCACCGCTCCAGACGGGGGTGAAGTCTCCCGAGCAGGCCGCGCGGGACGTGCTGGAGCGGTACGCGCCCGTGTACCGGCTGGAGCGCCTGGATGCGGCGCACATGCCCGTGTCGGGCAGGCATCGACTTCGAGAGGGCGGAGGCATCATCACCTTCGGACAGCAGGTGGATGGCGTCGAGGTGTTCGGCCAGTCGATGAAGGTGCTGCTGGATGCGAAGCAGCTGCCCGTGGCGGTGTCGGGACACCTGAGCCCGGTGGCGTCGAGCGCGAGGTACGCGAAGGGCGCCGTGTTCCGGCTGGAGCCCAGGGAGGCCATCGCGGTGGCGTATCGAGACCTGGAGGGCCATGTGCTGCCCATCCAGGGACTCGTGGACACAGGGCGGGCGCAGGGGCGCTACCGCTCCTTCGAGCTGTCCCCGGGACCGCGCGCGGTGACGCTGGCCCGGCCCGCGAGGACGAAGCCCATCTACTACGCGATGCCGGACGCGCTGGTGCCGGCGTACTACGTGGAGCTGGGCACGGTGCCCATGGGGGGCGAGCCGAGTGGCCTGTATGCCTATGCCATCGCGGCGGATGACGGGCGCATGTTGTACCGGCACTCGTTGGTACAGGACTCGGGGGCCTTCACCTACAAGGTCTGGGCGGACGCCGAGGCGCCCTACCTTCCGTGGGATGGGCCGCAGGGCCTCACGGCGACGCCGCACCCCACGGGACTGCCGGATGGATATCAGGCGCCCCTTGTCGCGCCGAACAGGGTGATGCTGCGCAACGCGCCGTTCAGCCGGAATGACCCGTGGTTGCCACCGGACGCCACGCGGACCCAAGGCAACAACGTGGAGGCCTTCGCGGACCTCGTGGAGCCGGACGGCTCCAGCGAAGGCGACCTGCACGCGAAGGTCACGGCGGCGGGGACCTTCGACCACGGCTACGACCCTCGCTACTCACCCGGCGTGACGGATGAGCAGGTGATGGCGGGCATCACGCATGCCTTCTACGTCACCAACTTCCTGCATGACTGGTACTACGACTCGGGCTTCGACGAAGCGGCGGGGAACGCCCAGGACGCGAACTTCGGACGCGGGGGACAGGAGGGGGACTCCATGACCGTGGAGACGCAGAACCCCTTCGAGACGCGGAACAACGCCTGGATGGAGACGCCCGCGGATGGCGCACGGCCTCGGATGTCGATGCTCCTCTTTGACTACAACGGTGAGAACGCGCTCACGGTGACGACGGCCTCGGGGACCCAGGAGTCATTTCCGTTGGGCTACGCGGACTTCGGCCCGCAGTCGTTCGACCTCACGCGGGTGGCGGTGCTGGGCGTGGATGGCGTGACGGGACCCGACGGCACTCCGAACGATGGGTGTGAGCCGCTGGTGAACGGCGCGGAGGTCCAAGGAAAGGTCGTGCTGCTGGATGCTTCGAGAACGTGTGACAGGGCGTTCAGGGCGCTTCATGCCCAGCAGGCGGGAGCCGCGGGGGTGCTCGTGTTGACGCCCTGGAGAAGGAACGGAACGGAAGGCACTCCCGGACGCCTCTCCACCCTCACCATTCCCCTGGTGTCCGTGAACGTCGACGCGGCCGGGCGGCTTCGCGCGGCGCTGTCAGAGGGAGAGACGACGGTGCGGCTCTTTCGAGGAGGAGCCACGCGGGATACCGCGCTCGACACGGGAGTCCTGACCCATGAGTGGATGCACTACCTGAGCAACCGGCTCATCGGTGATGGCAACGGGCTCAACAACAACCAGGGGCGGGGCATGGGCGAGGGCTGGTCCGACTTCGGCGCGATGCTGCTGCTGGCGCGCGAAGAGGACGCCCAGGTTCCCTCGAACCAGGACTTCTCCGGGGCCTACACCGTGGCCAGCTACGTGCTCGGCGGAGTGGCGCAGAGCTACTACTGGGGATGGCGTCGCTATCCGTACTCGACGAACCTGAGTAAGAACCCGCTGACCTTCCGCCACATCCAGCATGGAGTCCCCTGGCCGGAGGGCATCCCCGTCAATCCCCAGGCCCTCGACTTTCGGTTCAACTCGGAGGCCCATTCCTCCGGCGAGGTCTGGGCGAGCCTGCTGTGGGAGTGCTTCGTGGCGCTCGTCCGGGACTCGGAGCGCCTGAGCTTCGAGCAGGCCCGGACGCGGATGAAGGACTACCTGGTGGCCTCGCTCAAGCTGACACCCCATGCGCCGACCTTCCTGGAGGCCCGGGACGCGTTGCTGGCGGTGGCCCGCGTGAGGGACTCACGGGACTTCGAGCTCTTCGCGCAGGCGTTCGCGAAGCGGGGCGCGGGCCTGCGCGCGGTGGCTCCGCATCGCGACTCCCTCGACCACGTCGGGGTGGTGGAGAGCTTCGACTCGGGCAAGGACTTGTCCTTCGTCCGTGCCGAGCTGCTTCCGGGGGCGCGGAGCTGTGACGAGGATGGCGCGTTGGACCCGGGGGAGCAGGCCCTGGTTCGCGTCACGCTGCGCAACAGCGGGACGGCGAGGCTCCAGCGGTCTTCCTTGCAGGTCGCGAGCGAGCCCGAGGGGCTCGTGTTTCCCTCGGGAACGCAGTGGTCGATTCCTCCCTCGGAGCCGTTCCAGCAGGTGAGCGTGGATGTGCCCGTGAGCCTGACGGGAGGGACGTCGCCGCGACGCTTCTTCTTGAAGATGGCCTTCCGGGACGAAGACCAGACGCTGCCGGGGGCACAGACGGCTTCATTGCCTTTGTGGGTCAGTCAGGACGAGTCACCCGCCGCGAGCAGGACGGAGACGGTGGAGACAGACAGCCTCCCCTGGAGCTTCGAGGAGTCCCCGCCGGGCTTGGGGCGTCCGTGGCGTCGTGAGCTTCGCTTGGAGGAAGGGAATCATCTCTTCCATGTCCCCAACCAGGGAGATGCACCGGGCCTGCGGATGCTCGTGTCGCCGCCGCTCCAGGTGGCCACGGACCAGCCGTTTCGTTTCACGTTCCGGCATCGCCACGACATCGAAGTGTTCGAGGGCGAGACCACGCCCCTCATGTACATGGATGGCGCGGTGCTCGAGCTGAGCACGGATGACGGGCGGACCTGGACGGACATCGGCGCGTGGGCCACTCCGACGTACAACGCCGTCATCGAAGATGCGTGGGGGTATGAGAACCCGCTCGCGCATCGTCCCGTGTATGGCGGGAAGAACAGCGCGTACCCCGGCTTCGACACCGTGAGCGTGGACCTGGGGATGCGGTACGCGGGCCAGACGGTGCGCGTGCGCTTCGCCTACGGCTCGGATTGGCTGGATGTCTTCTTCATCACGCCGAACGGCTGGGACGTCGACGACCTCCAGTTCGAGGGCATTGTGAATACGCCCTTCACGAAGGTGGTCGACGACGCGGGGCGGTGTCTGAACCACGCGCCCACGGCGGAGGCGAAGGCGCGCGAGTCCGTGCCCGAAGGCCACTCCGTGAGCCTGAGGGGCGAGGGCCACGACGAGGACGGAGACCCGCTGACCTACGCGTGGACGCAGACCGCGGGGCCACCGGTGACGTTGAGCGATGCGACGGCCGCGAGCCCCCGCTTCACCGCGCCGCGAGTGAGCAAGGACACGACGCTCACCTTCCAGTTGGTGGTGAGCGATGGCAAGGCGTCGAGTGCACCCGCGACCGTCTCGGTACGGGTGCGGAACCTGGGGCCGGACGGCTGCGCGGACGGGGGACCGTGGATGTGGCTCGTCGCGGCGCTGGGACTCGCATTCCAGCGCCGGCGGCCCGTGTGA